One window from the genome of Deltaproteobacteria bacterium CG2_30_66_27 encodes:
- a CDS encoding molybdenum cofactor biosynthesis protein C, which produces MSFNHFDERGRAVMVDVGGKEPTHRTAVACATVFLKKETIAAVTEGGVKKGDVLGIARIAGISAAKKTSDLIPLSHPLALHSVSVDFDVEEERGTILVKSTVKAFDRTGVEMEAMVSASIAALTIYDMCKGSDRGIVIGDVFLLYKEGGRSGVYRREEPRS; this is translated from the coding sequence ATGTCCTTCAATCACTTCGATGAACGCGGACGGGCCGTGATGGTCGATGTGGGCGGCAAGGAACCGACGCACCGGACGGCCGTGGCGTGCGCCACGGTCTTCCTGAAGAAGGAAACGATCGCGGCGGTCACGGAAGGCGGCGTGAAAAAGGGGGACGTGCTGGGGATCGCCCGGATCGCCGGGATCTCCGCCGCCAAGAAGACGAGCGACCTGATCCCGCTCTCCCACCCCCTCGCGCTTCATTCCGTGTCGGTCGATTTCGACGTGGAGGAGGAGCGCGGGACGATCCTCGTGAAGAGCACCGTGAAGGCGTTCGACCGGACCGGGGTCGAGATGGAGGCGATGGTCTCGGCGTCGATCGCCGCCCTCACGATCTACGACATGTGCAAGGGATCGGACCGGGGGATCGTGATCGGCGACGTCTTCCTCCTCTACAAGGAGGGCGGCCGGAGCGGCGTGTACCGGCGGGAGGAGCCGCGGTCCTGA
- a CDS encoding ABC transporter ATP-binding protein has product MYRLQSIRKCYGSNVALDIEELTIVRGRLYTLTGANGAGKSTLLSLLAFLAPPTSGEIFYAGKRVDWNHGSVEGYRRKVTLLHQSPYLFGGSVHDNVAFGLKVRGIRGEERRWRIDEALEAVGLQGFRDRMSRELSGGEAQRVAMARALALNPEVLLLDEPLANIDRETSGLLETVIASLPAQGTTVVMTTHDPDHPGRRNGESIHLEGGRNVLQSLR; this is encoded by the coding sequence ATGTACCGATTACAATCGATACGGAAATGCTACGGATCGAACGTCGCCCTCGACATCGAAGAGCTGACGATCGTCCGAGGCCGGCTCTACACGCTGACCGGGGCGAACGGGGCGGGGAAGAGCACCCTCTTGAGCCTTCTGGCGTTTCTCGCACCCCCGACGTCCGGAGAGATCTTCTACGCCGGGAAGCGGGTCGATTGGAATCACGGGTCCGTGGAGGGATATCGGAGGAAGGTCACGCTGCTGCATCAGTCTCCCTATCTCTTCGGGGGATCGGTCCATGACAACGTGGCCTTCGGCCTGAAGGTCAGGGGGATCCGGGGGGAGGAGCGGCGGTGGCGGATCGACGAGGCGCTCGAGGCCGTGGGTCTTCAGGGGTTCCGTGACAGGATGTCGCGGGAGCTGTCCGGCGGCGAAGCGCAGCGGGTGGCGATGGCCAGGGCCCTGGCCCTGAACCCCGAGGTCCTCTTGCTCGACGAGCCGCTCGCGAATATCGACCGGGAGACGTCCGGTCTGCTCGAAACGGTGATCGCGTCGCTTCCGGCGCAGGGGACCACCGTCGTCATGACGACCCACGACCCGGATCACCCGGGCCGCCGGAACGGCGAATCGATCCACCTGGAAGGGGGCAGGAATGTCCTTCAATCACTTCGATGA